One genomic segment of Amycolatopsis granulosa includes these proteins:
- a CDS encoding exo-beta-N-acetylmuramidase NamZ family protein yields the protein MVNVSRRRFLVTGALATPLVTGGSALAEPAPAMALPPRASVVPGADVLAREGWHALAGRRIGVLSNPTGVLGNGDHIVDSMIAAGVRPVAAFGPEHGFRGSAQAGGSEGDYTDPRTGVPVYDAYGADAAKLAGMFTKAGVELVVFDIADVGARFYTYIWSMYTAMSAAGRTGAGFVVLDRPNPIGGQAYGPMLRPEFASGVGLKPIVQQHGMTVGELAQYFAAELLPADGVRVADLRVVWAEGWRRDIFFAGTGLNWTPPSPNMPTPDTALVYPGTGLFEGTVFAEGRGTTRPFEILGAPGVDWRWRDELTALGLPGARFRETYFVPTFGKFVNQTCGGVQLTVTDPASFDAIRTAVAMLVTAKKLHPGLFGWRADNGIDKLSGSDRLRTMVDRGAGVDEIVGSWQSELGEFTARRRPYLHYR from the coding sequence ATGGTGAACGTCAGCCGTCGCCGGTTCCTGGTCACGGGCGCGCTGGCGACACCCCTCGTCACCGGCGGGTCCGCGCTGGCGGAGCCGGCACCCGCGATGGCGTTGCCGCCACGCGCATCGGTGGTTCCCGGCGCGGATGTCCTCGCCCGTGAGGGCTGGCATGCGCTCGCCGGCCGCAGGATCGGAGTGCTCTCCAATCCGACCGGCGTGCTCGGGAACGGTGACCACATAGTCGACTCGATGATCGCCGCCGGTGTCCGTCCGGTAGCCGCGTTCGGCCCGGAGCACGGGTTCCGGGGCAGCGCACAGGCCGGTGGTTCCGAGGGCGACTACACCGATCCACGCACGGGCGTTCCGGTCTACGACGCGTACGGGGCCGACGCCGCGAAGCTGGCCGGGATGTTCACGAAGGCCGGTGTGGAGCTGGTCGTGTTCGACATCGCCGATGTCGGGGCGCGGTTCTACACCTACATCTGGTCGATGTACACGGCGATGTCCGCCGCCGGCCGGACGGGTGCCGGGTTCGTCGTGCTCGACCGGCCGAACCCGATCGGCGGCCAGGCTTACGGGCCGATGCTGCGGCCGGAGTTCGCCTCCGGTGTCGGGCTCAAACCGATCGTCCAGCAGCACGGCATGACCGTCGGAGAGCTGGCGCAGTACTTCGCTGCCGAGTTGCTCCCCGCCGATGGCGTGCGCGTGGCGGACCTGCGGGTGGTGTGGGCCGAGGGGTGGCGGCGGGACATCTTCTTCGCCGGCACCGGGCTGAACTGGACGCCACCGAGCCCGAACATGCCGACCCCGGACACGGCACTGGTCTACCCGGGCACCGGCCTGTTCGAGGGCACCGTCTTCGCCGAGGGGCGGGGCACGACCCGGCCCTTCGAGATCCTCGGCGCACCCGGTGTGGACTGGCGGTGGCGGGACGAGCTGACCGCGCTCGGGCTGCCGGGGGCGCGGTTCCGCGAGACCTACTTCGTGCCGACGTTCGGCAAGTTCGTCAACCAGACCTGTGGCGGGGTGCAGCTCACGGTCACCGATCCGGCCTCGTTCGACGCCATTCGCACCGCGGTGGCCATGCTCGTCACCGCGAAGAAGCTGCACCCCGGCCTGTTCGGCTGGCGGGCCGACAACGGGATCGACAAGCTGTCCGGTTCCGACCGGCTGCGCACCATGGTCGATCGTGGCGCCGGAGTGGACGAGATCGTCGGCTCCTGGCAGTCCGAACTCGGCGAGTTCACCGCCCGTCGCCGGCCCTATCTCCACTACCGGTGA
- a CDS encoding type II secretion system F family protein — MVLLGWAGWRRWRARRAAKAGLAMRRALAEALHAMVVDLRAGAPPAFAAESAAADAPGPVADILEAVSGAARLGGDLAAALATVPTADPLLPARGRLVRAWVLSQRHGLPLADLLDAVRRDISAELRFTNQAAAAMAGPRASAAVLAALPGFGLLLGEGMGAHPVQVLLATGGGNLLLLLGTGLVIAGGTWSARITSRGARR; from the coding sequence GTGGTCCTGCTCGGCTGGGCCGGGTGGCGCCGGTGGCGCGCCCGCCGCGCGGCGAAGGCAGGGTTGGCGATGCGCCGGGCGCTGGCCGAGGCATTGCACGCCATGGTCGTCGATCTCCGGGCGGGCGCGCCGCCCGCGTTTGCGGCGGAATCCGCGGCAGCGGACGCGCCCGGTCCGGTCGCCGACATCCTCGAAGCCGTGTCCGGCGCCGCCCGCCTTGGCGGCGACCTCGCTGCGGCTCTGGCGACGGTCCCGACCGCGGACCCACTGCTGCCTGCCCGGGGACGACTGGTGCGCGCATGGGTGCTGAGCCAACGGCACGGGCTCCCGCTCGCCGACTTGCTCGATGCGGTCCGCCGGGACATCTCCGCCGAACTGCGCTTCACGAACCAGGCCGCGGCCGCGATGGCCGGCCCCCGTGCCAGCGCCGCGGTGCTCGCGGCCCTGCCCGGATTCGGGCTGCTGCTGGGGGAGGGGATGGGCGCGCATCCGGTGCAAGTCCTTCTCGCGACCGGCGGCGGCAACCTGCTCTTGTTGCTCGGCACCGGGCTGGTGATCGCGGGCGGGACGTGGAGTGCCCGGATCACGAGCCGAGGAGCGCGGCGATGA
- a CDS encoding Rv3654c family TadE-like protein: MRERDRGAATVWAAGAIAAFVVIAGLLWGLGAATIARHRAAGAADLAALAAAGQTLLGVDVACGRAQWVADRMAARMVSCRFDGWDALVEVSVDTGLGSAAGRARAGP, translated from the coding sequence CTGCGCGAGCGTGACCGCGGTGCCGCGACCGTGTGGGCCGCCGGCGCGATCGCCGCATTCGTGGTCATCGCGGGGCTGCTCTGGGGCCTCGGTGCCGCGACGATCGCACGGCACCGGGCCGCCGGGGCCGCCGACCTGGCCGCGCTGGCCGCCGCGGGGCAGACCCTCCTCGGTGTGGACGTCGCGTGCGGACGGGCGCAGTGGGTCGCCGACCGGATGGCGGCCCGGATGGTGAGCTGCCGGTTCGACGGGTGGGATGCGCTCGTCGAGGTGTCCGTCGACACCGGCCTCGGGTCGGCGGCGGGGCGGGCTCGGGCCGGGCCGTGA
- a CDS encoding HAD-IB family hydrolase, with amino-acid sequence MAEPSTSPPSDQPAAPGTGVAAFFDLDKTIIASSSALAFSKPLLREGLISKRAALKSAYAQFVFSLSGADADRTERMRAEISALCKGWDVAQVRAIVNETLHDIVDPLVYAEAAELITWHREQGHDVIVLSAAGDEVVAPIAAMLGATASVSTRMGVVDGRYSGEIAFYCYGEQKAVAAKQLAVENGYELAACYAYSDSSTDVPLLETVGRPHAVNPDRLLRRTAAEHGWPVLEFTRPVSLRSRFPAPSPATLAVGLGLGAVAAAGVTWYGLTRKRRGGTEKSSR; translated from the coding sequence GTGGCCGAACCCTCCACGTCGCCGCCGAGCGATCAGCCCGCCGCCCCCGGAACCGGGGTCGCGGCCTTCTTCGACCTGGACAAGACGATCATCGCCTCCTCCAGTGCCCTGGCCTTCAGCAAGCCGTTGCTGCGGGAGGGGCTGATCAGCAAGCGCGCCGCGTTGAAGAGCGCCTACGCGCAGTTCGTCTTCTCGCTCTCCGGGGCCGACGCGGACCGGACCGAGCGGATGCGGGCGGAGATCTCCGCGTTGTGCAAGGGCTGGGACGTCGCCCAGGTGCGCGCGATCGTCAACGAGACGCTGCACGACATCGTCGATCCGCTCGTCTACGCCGAGGCCGCCGAGCTGATCACGTGGCACCGGGAGCAAGGTCACGACGTGATCGTGCTGTCGGCGGCCGGTGACGAGGTGGTGGCGCCGATCGCGGCGATGCTGGGCGCGACCGCGAGCGTCTCGACGAGAATGGGGGTCGTGGACGGCCGCTATTCCGGCGAAATCGCTTTCTACTGTTATGGCGAGCAAAAAGCCGTGGCCGCGAAGCAACTGGCCGTGGAAAACGGGTACGAACTCGCGGCGTGTTACGCCTATTCCGATTCCAGCACCGACGTCCCGCTGCTGGAGACGGTGGGCAGGCCGCACGCGGTGAACCCGGACCGGCTCCTGCGGCGGACCGCGGCCGAGCACGGCTGGCCGGTGCTGGAGTTCACCAGACCGGTCTCCTTGCGCAGCCGTTTCCCGGCGCCGTCACCGGCCACTTTGGCCGTCGGACTGGGACTGGGCGCAGTGGCCGCGGCCGGCGTCACCTGGTACGGCCTGACGCGCAAACGCCGTGGGGGAACAGAGAAGTCCAGTCGCTGA
- the ssd gene encoding septum site-determining protein Ssd — protein MNHVRPLVVAHDEVMLDEILRVAAAVGCETERAPDLLAARPRWRDAPLVLVDEQAADGDVDLPRRPGVLLITKGAPDARTWQRAFRAGVEDVVSLPEDEAVLATALADVVDGPGLPGGRIIGVLGGRGGAGASILAAATALAACRSEPGGLLVDCDPLSGGIDAMLGAENTDGLRWPELRPGSGRLSMPALLKSLPEFRYRGLRLPFLSCHRNGDGPTAQAVAAVVEAGRRAGRTVVCDLPRHLDGPGLAVIARADLVIVVIPADMRACLAARRVVNQLGDPTDRVRLVVRGPAPGDLDPSVAAGAVGLPLLTSMPVERQLDREIEQGNFLPRPRGALLETGRMILAEAQAKQVLAA, from the coding sequence ATGAATCACGTTCGTCCGCTCGTCGTCGCCCACGACGAAGTCATGCTCGACGAAATCTTGCGCGTCGCCGCCGCGGTGGGCTGCGAGACGGAGCGCGCACCCGACCTGCTCGCCGCGCGGCCGCGGTGGCGGGACGCGCCGCTGGTGCTCGTCGACGAGCAGGCGGCCGACGGCGACGTGGACCTGCCCCGCCGCCCGGGCGTCCTGCTGATCACCAAGGGCGCGCCCGACGCCCGCACCTGGCAGCGGGCGTTCCGGGCCGGGGTCGAGGACGTCGTGTCGCTGCCGGAGGACGAGGCCGTGCTGGCCACCGCGCTGGCCGACGTCGTCGATGGTCCCGGGCTGCCCGGCGGGCGGATCATCGGGGTACTGGGCGGTCGGGGCGGAGCCGGCGCGTCCATTTTGGCGGCAGCCACCGCATTGGCCGCCTGCCGCAGCGAGCCGGGCGGTCTGCTGGTGGACTGCGACCCGCTCTCCGGCGGCATCGACGCGATGCTGGGTGCCGAGAACACCGATGGTCTGCGCTGGCCCGAGCTGCGGCCGGGCTCCGGGCGGTTGTCGATGCCGGCGTTGCTGAAGTCCTTGCCCGAGTTCCGGTACCGCGGGCTGCGGCTGCCCTTCCTGTCGTGCCACCGCAACGGCGACGGGCCGACCGCGCAGGCGGTGGCGGCGGTCGTCGAGGCCGGACGGCGGGCCGGCCGGACCGTCGTGTGCGATCTGCCGCGGCACCTGGACGGTCCGGGACTCGCGGTGATCGCCCGGGCCGACCTGGTCATCGTGGTGATCCCGGCGGACATGCGGGCGTGTCTCGCGGCCCGGCGGGTGGTCAACCAGCTGGGTGATCCGACCGACCGGGTCCGGCTCGTCGTGCGCGGGCCCGCGCCCGGAGACCTGGACCCGAGCGTGGCAGCCGGTGCGGTCGGGCTGCCGCTGCTGACCTCGATGCCGGTGGAGCGGCAGCTGGATCGGGAGATCGAACAGGGCAACTTCCTGCCGCGGCCGCGGGGCGCGCTGCTGGAAACGGGGCGCATGATCCTGGCCGAGGCGCAAGCGAAGCAGGTGCTGGCGGCGTGA
- a CDS encoding TadE family type IV pilus minor pilin: MRQGPVPARRAGRPAADRGAVTVEAAIALCALTVVVGMVLAGMTAVSGQLRCTDAAREAARLVARGEPQLAAQAVTQIAPAGAQLSVRTEGDGITVEVRASAAGSLLPGLHLTATAFAVLEPGAGDAP, from the coding sequence ATGCGCCAGGGCCCGGTGCCGGCTCGCCGTGCCGGCCGGCCGGCCGCGGATCGTGGGGCCGTGACGGTCGAGGCGGCGATCGCGCTGTGCGCCCTGACAGTGGTGGTCGGGATGGTGCTCGCCGGCATGACGGCCGTCTCCGGTCAGCTGCGCTGCACCGACGCCGCCCGGGAAGCAGCACGGCTCGTCGCCCGGGGAGAACCGCAGCTGGCGGCGCAGGCGGTCACGCAGATCGCCCCCGCGGGTGCGCAACTCTCGGTGCGGACCGAGGGTGATGGCATCACCGTCGAGGTGCGGGCGTCCGCGGCCGGCTCGCTCCTGCCGGGCCTGCACCTGACTGCCACTGCCTTCGCGGTGCTCGAACCGGGAGCCGGGGATGCACCCTGA
- a CDS encoding MurR/RpiR family transcriptional regulator codes for MPTVGKFLTESDADSVTAQAPNEIGSAARETETSPLVRIRSLLPGLARAEQRVAKVVLEDPSAVARRSITEVALAANTSETTVTRFCKAVGVGGYPQLRIALAADTARSEARSSRNIGGEIAVDDDLAAVVGKVSFADARAVEETADQLDIVTLQHVIDLLADAGRTDVYGVGASAFVAADLQQKLHRIGRVCFAWSDTHIMLTSAAVLGAGDVAIGVSHTGATTDTVEALRVAREHGATTVALTNFPRSPITDVADHVLTTAARETTFRSGATASRIAQLTVIDCLFIGVAQRHMESASAALEATRDAVGGHRLGVRPDGRRRPRETGK; via the coding sequence ATGCCTACGGTTGGTAAGTTTCTCACGGAATCGGATGCCGATTCCGTAACCGCGCAGGCACCCAACGAGATCGGATCAGCCGCGCGGGAGACCGAAACCAGCCCGCTCGTCCGGATTCGATCACTCCTGCCCGGTTTGGCGCGAGCGGAACAGCGCGTAGCCAAAGTGGTCCTGGAGGACCCGTCCGCAGTAGCGCGCCGCAGCATCACCGAGGTCGCCCTCGCCGCGAACACCAGCGAAACCACGGTCACCCGGTTCTGCAAGGCCGTGGGCGTCGGCGGGTATCCCCAGCTGCGGATCGCGCTGGCCGCCGACACCGCCCGGTCCGAGGCGCGCTCGTCCCGCAACATCGGTGGCGAGATCGCGGTCGACGACGACCTGGCCGCCGTGGTGGGCAAGGTCAGCTTCGCCGATGCTCGGGCCGTGGAGGAGACGGCCGACCAGCTCGACATCGTGACTCTGCAGCACGTGATCGACCTGCTCGCCGACGCCGGCCGCACCGACGTCTACGGCGTGGGGGCCAGCGCGTTCGTCGCCGCGGACCTGCAGCAGAAGCTGCACCGCATCGGCCGCGTGTGCTTCGCGTGGTCGGACACCCACATCATGCTGACCTCGGCAGCGGTACTGGGCGCCGGTGATGTCGCGATCGGCGTCTCACACACCGGTGCGACGACCGACACCGTCGAAGCGCTGCGGGTGGCGCGCGAGCACGGCGCGACCACGGTGGCGCTGACGAACTTCCCGCGCTCGCCGATCACCGATGTCGCCGACCACGTCCTGACCACCGCCGCGCGTGAGACGACATTCCGGTCGGGCGCGACCGCGAGCCGGATCGCCCAGCTCACGGTCATCGACTGCCTGTTCATCGGCGTGGCCCAGCGCCACATGGAGAGCGCATCCGCGGCGCTGGAAGCGACGCGGGACGCCGTCGGCGGGCACCGCCTCGGCGTGCGGCCGGACGGCCGGAGGCGGCCGCGAGAGACCGGAAAGTGA
- a CDS encoding type II secretion system F family protein produces MSAAATVVALLGAALLTLPRRPVPGLRLARFSPAPRAPARLQRRRRRSDPLDLAATWDLLAACLRAGQPVPAALRAVADDGVGPEAQALRATAGLLELGADANEAWAPALVCSGTAEFARAARRTARSGTTLADAAADLAHGIRADLGDRAEARAQRAGVLIAGPLGLCFLPAFVCLGVAPVVLGLAGRLNVF; encoded by the coding sequence ATGAGCGCGGCCGCCACCGTCGTCGCGTTGCTGGGCGCGGCGCTGCTGACCCTGCCGCGCAGGCCGGTTCCCGGTCTACGGCTGGCCCGTTTCTCCCCCGCGCCACGGGCACCGGCTCGGCTCCAGCGGCGCCGGCGGCGCAGCGACCCGCTCGACCTCGCCGCGACCTGGGACCTGCTGGCCGCTTGTTTGCGCGCCGGGCAACCGGTCCCGGCCGCACTGCGAGCGGTGGCCGATGACGGGGTGGGACCCGAAGCCCAGGCCCTCCGCGCGACGGCCGGTCTGCTGGAACTCGGCGCGGATGCGAACGAGGCGTGGGCGCCCGCGCTGGTCTGCTCCGGCACCGCCGAATTCGCGCGCGCGGCCCGGCGGACCGCACGCAGCGGGACCACCCTCGCCGACGCAGCCGCGGACCTGGCCCACGGCATCCGCGCCGACCTGGGAGACCGGGCCGAGGCACGCGCCCAGCGGGCGGGCGTGCTGATCGCCGGGCCGCTGGGACTCTGCTTCCTCCCGGCCTTCGTGTGTCTCGGGGTCGCGCCCGTGGTTCTCGGTCTGGCCGGCCGCCTCAACGTGTTCTGA
- a CDS encoding TadA family conjugal transfer-associated ATPase, with protein MNLELVERVRHRLAGTGAGTDPVALADAVRAEAGRPVGHTEVLDALRVVRQELAGAGPLEPLLSLPGVTDVLVTGPDEVWVDGADGLRRTEVRFPSDESVRRLAQRLALAAGRRLDDAQPYVDGWLPGLGPHGRVRLHAVLPPIAADGTCVSLRLLRPAVHDLAALRALGTFGTEGAELVEAVVTARLAFLVTGGTGAGKSTLLAAMLGAVNPAERIVCVEDAAELQPAHPQFVRLIARPPNVEGAGEVGLRDLVRQALRMRPDRLVVGEVRGHEVCELLNALNTGHDGSAGTLHANSTAEVPARLEALAALGGLSRAALHSQLAAAVQVVLHMRRSASGRRELAEVGVLSRADNGDVRVLPVWQAGEWTKRRVLFSALLPRTDGR; from the coding sequence GTGAACCTCGAGCTGGTCGAACGGGTTCGCCACCGGTTGGCGGGCACCGGTGCCGGCACCGATCCCGTCGCGCTGGCGGACGCGGTCCGCGCCGAGGCCGGGCGCCCGGTCGGGCACACCGAGGTCCTGGACGCGCTGCGCGTGGTCCGGCAGGAGCTGGCCGGCGCGGGTCCGCTGGAGCCGTTGCTGTCCCTGCCCGGCGTCACCGACGTCCTGGTGACCGGGCCGGACGAGGTCTGGGTGGATGGCGCCGACGGTCTGCGCCGCACCGAGGTGCGTTTCCCCAGTGACGAGTCGGTGCGCCGCCTCGCGCAACGGCTCGCGCTGGCTGCCGGACGGCGGCTCGACGATGCCCAGCCGTACGTCGACGGCTGGCTGCCCGGCCTCGGGCCGCACGGCCGGGTCCGGCTGCACGCCGTGCTGCCGCCGATCGCGGCGGACGGTACCTGCGTGTCGCTGCGCCTCCTCCGGCCCGCCGTGCACGACCTTGCCGCCTTGCGTGCGCTGGGCACGTTCGGGACGGAAGGTGCCGAATTGGTGGAGGCCGTCGTCACCGCCCGGCTGGCCTTCCTCGTCACCGGTGGCACCGGCGCGGGCAAGAGCACTCTGCTCGCGGCGATGCTCGGGGCGGTCAATCCCGCCGAGCGGATCGTCTGCGTCGAGGACGCAGCCGAGCTCCAGCCCGCCCACCCGCAGTTCGTGCGCCTGATCGCCCGCCCGCCGAATGTCGAGGGGGCCGGCGAGGTGGGCCTGCGGGACCTGGTGCGCCAGGCGTTGCGCATGCGGCCCGACCGGCTCGTCGTCGGCGAGGTCCGGGGACACGAGGTGTGCGAGTTGCTGAACGCGTTGAACACCGGGCACGACGGCAGCGCGGGAACCTTGCACGCGAACTCGACGGCGGAAGTGCCCGCACGGCTGGAAGCACTGGCCGCGCTCGGTGGCCTGTCCCGCGCGGCGCTGCACAGCCAGCTGGCGGCGGCCGTCCAAGTCGTGCTCCACATGCGCCGCTCGGCGTCCGGGCGACGGGAGCTGGCCGAGGTCGGCGTACTCAGCCGCGCGGACAACGGGGATGTGCGAGTGCTCCCCGTGTGGCAGGCGGGTGAATGGACCAAGCGGCGGGTTCTCTTCTCCGCGTTGTTGCCTCGGACGGACGGCCGATGA
- a CDS encoding glycoside hydrolase family 3 protein, protein MRRRTHVLTAMVAGVLGVSAVSTASAAPGGHQGGWAEQTLQRMSLEEKVGQLFVADVWGKAADQPDEGNRKKYGVDTPAEVVQRYHPGGVIYFNNSGTDNVDDPAQVARLSNGLQQAALASGARVPLIISTDQEGGRVTRIASPATEFPSSMAVGAGRSAGDAHTLATVNGHELRAMGINQDFAPDADVNSNPLNPIIGSRSFSADPALAGQMVTAEIDGYQNSGPATDTVSAAAKHFPGHGDAATDSHSGLPTINRTAEQWRQIDLPPFQAAIDAGIDVIMSAHITVPSLDPSGEPATLSKPIMTGILRDELHYDGVVATDSLQMAGVRQMHSDAEIPVLALEAGVDQMLMPPDLGLAVNGVLDAVKSGRLTEDRINQSVLRILKLKDKRGIVAKPLVSTRAVRQAVGTAANRAAIQAVTDRTTTLLRNDAGLLPLRNPGKILVTGWNNPAYPGYPAEPVRTLAAQLGGTAVSTGAKPSAAKIEEAVTAARAADTVVVLTNGLRSDTGQGELVRELLGTGKPVVAVTVQEPYDAGLADVPTWVATYDWRDVTMISLAKVLKGEIAPQGKLPVGIPDGEDTGRIRYPFGTGLTW, encoded by the coding sequence ATGCGCCGGAGGACTCATGTGCTTACCGCGATGGTCGCGGGTGTGCTCGGCGTGAGCGCCGTGAGCACCGCCTCCGCCGCACCCGGGGGCCATCAAGGTGGCTGGGCCGAGCAGACGTTGCAGCGCATGTCGCTCGAGGAGAAGGTGGGGCAGCTCTTCGTCGCCGACGTGTGGGGCAAGGCGGCCGACCAGCCCGACGAGGGCAACCGCAAGAAGTACGGGGTGGATACGCCAGCCGAGGTGGTCCAGCGCTACCACCCCGGCGGGGTCATCTACTTCAACAACTCCGGTACCGACAACGTGGACGATCCGGCGCAGGTCGCACGCTTGTCGAACGGGCTGCAACAGGCCGCGCTCGCCTCCGGCGCGCGGGTTCCGCTGATCATCTCGACGGACCAGGAGGGCGGTCGCGTCACGCGCATCGCGTCGCCGGCGACCGAGTTCCCGTCCAGCATGGCCGTCGGCGCCGGCCGCAGCGCCGGGGACGCGCACACCCTCGCCACGGTGAACGGTCACGAGCTGCGGGCGATGGGCATCAACCAGGACTTCGCACCCGACGCGGACGTCAACTCCAACCCGCTCAACCCGATCATCGGCTCGCGATCGTTCTCCGCGGATCCCGCTCTGGCCGGCCAGATGGTCACCGCGGAGATCGACGGCTACCAGAACTCCGGACCGGCCACCGACACGGTGTCGGCCGCGGCCAAGCACTTCCCCGGGCACGGCGACGCCGCCACCGACAGCCACTCCGGGCTGCCCACGATCAACCGCACCGCGGAGCAGTGGCGGCAGATCGACCTGCCGCCGTTCCAGGCCGCGATCGACGCCGGCATCGACGTGATCATGTCCGCGCACATCACGGTTCCCAGCCTGGACCCCTCCGGAGAGCCGGCGACCCTGTCGAAGCCGATCATGACCGGGATTCTGCGCGACGAGCTGCATTACGACGGCGTGGTCGCCACCGATTCGCTGCAGATGGCCGGCGTGCGACAGATGCACAGCGACGCGGAGATCCCGGTGCTGGCGCTGGAAGCCGGCGTCGACCAGATGCTGATGCCGCCCGACCTGGGCCTCGCCGTCAACGGCGTCCTCGACGCGGTGAAGAGCGGGCGGCTCACCGAGGACCGCATCAACCAGAGCGTACTGCGGATCCTCAAGCTCAAGGACAAGCGCGGGATCGTGGCAAAGCCGCTGGTCAGCACGCGCGCGGTGCGGCAGGCGGTCGGAACGGCGGCCAACCGGGCCGCGATCCAAGCTGTCACCGACCGCACGACCACGCTGCTGCGCAACGACGCCGGACTGCTTCCCCTGCGCAACCCCGGCAAGATCCTCGTAACCGGGTGGAACAACCCGGCCTACCCCGGTTACCCGGCCGAGCCGGTCCGGACGCTGGCCGCACAGCTCGGTGGCACGGCTGTCTCCACCGGCGCCAAACCGAGCGCCGCGAAGATCGAGGAAGCGGTGACAGCGGCGCGCGCAGCGGACACAGTCGTGGTCCTGACCAACGGACTGCGCAGCGACACCGGTCAGGGCGAGCTCGTGCGTGAGCTGCTGGGCACGGGGAAACCGGTCGTCGCCGTGACCGTCCAGGAACCGTACGACGCGGGCTTGGCCGACGTACCGACCTGGGTGGCGACGTACGACTGGCGGGACGTGACGATGATTTCGCTGGCGAAGGTGCTCAAGGGCGAGATCGCGCCACAGGGCAAGCTGCCCGTCGGGATCCCGGACGGTGAGGACACCGGGCGGATCCGGTATCCCTTCGGGACGGGCCTGACATGGTGA
- a CDS encoding serine hydrolase, which yields MRAGKLLVAVVLAASALTVPGASTTIDEQAHAGRIDRPHYEFAPPDTVLRPGTPADAGLDGAPLRAADGFLIDWTRPDPATGHPHFSGAVGLLAHDGVIVDEIATGGALRFADAAGTELPPEQQVPMRPDTIFDMASITKLFTSLAVMQLVEDGKIALDGPVAEALPEFAVNGKQDVTVRQLLTHTSGLDADPRPALWQGYPDIPSRRRAVLDSPLTNPPGSAYLYSDINLMTLGFLVERITGQSLDAVVRERITQPLGMTDTTFNPPAGELNRIAATEFEADPPRGMVRGQVHDENAWALGGVSGHAGIFSTARDMAVLAQTILNGGAYRGARILRPGTVRDMLTDYNQAFPGHAHGLGFELDQRFYMGGLSSPATAGHTGFTGTSLVIDPVSRSFAILLTNRVHPTRNWGSINAARENWANALADAI from the coding sequence ATGCGAGCGGGCAAACTACTGGTCGCGGTGGTACTGGCCGCATCCGCACTGACCGTCCCCGGAGCGAGCACCACCATCGACGAACAGGCCCACGCCGGACGGATCGACCGTCCACACTACGAGTTCGCACCGCCGGATACGGTGCTGCGCCCCGGCACGCCCGCCGACGCCGGGCTCGACGGGGCGCCGCTGCGCGCCGCCGACGGCTTCCTGATCGACTGGACCAGGCCGGACCCGGCGACGGGGCATCCGCACTTCTCCGGCGCCGTCGGCCTGCTCGCACACGACGGCGTGATCGTCGACGAGATCGCGACGGGCGGGGCGCTCCGGTTCGCCGACGCCGCGGGAACCGAGCTGCCGCCGGAGCAGCAGGTTCCCATGCGGCCGGACACGATCTTCGACATGGCGTCGATCACGAAGCTGTTCACCTCGCTCGCCGTGATGCAGCTGGTCGAGGACGGCAAGATCGCCCTGGACGGGCCGGTTGCGGAAGCCTTGCCGGAGTTCGCGGTGAACGGCAAGCAGGACGTCACCGTGCGCCAGCTCCTCACGCACACCTCCGGTCTCGACGCCGACCCGCGACCGGCCCTGTGGCAGGGCTATCCGGACATCCCGTCGCGACGCAGAGCCGTGCTCGACAGTCCGCTGACGAATCCGCCGGGCAGCGCATACCTGTACTCGGACATCAACCTGATGACGCTCGGCTTCCTGGTGGAGCGGATCACCGGGCAGTCCCTGGACGCCGTCGTGCGGGAGCGGATCACGCAGCCGCTCGGCATGACCGACACGACGTTCAACCCGCCCGCGGGCGAGCTCAACCGGATCGCGGCCACCGAGTTCGAGGCGGATCCACCACGGGGGATGGTCCGCGGCCAGGTCCACGACGAGAACGCGTGGGCGCTCGGCGGCGTGTCCGGTCACGCAGGCATCTTCTCGACGGCACGGGACATGGCGGTGCTGGCGCAGACGATCCTCAACGGCGGCGCCTACCGCGGCGCGCGGATCCTGCGTCCGGGCACCGTGCGGGACATGCTCACCGACTACAACCAGGCGTTCCCCGGTCACGCACACGGGCTCGGCTTCGAACTGGACCAGCGGTTCTACATGGGCGGGCTGTCCTCGCCCGCGACCGCCGGGCACACCGGGTTCACCGGCACCTCACTGGTCATCGACCCGGTGTCACGGTCGTTTGCGATCCTGCTCACCAATCGCGTTCACCCGACCCGGAACTGGGGCTCCATCAACGCCGCACGAGAGAACTGGGCGAACGCATTGGCCGACGCGATATAG
- a CDS encoding DUF4244 domain-containing protein yields MLFRSKSTGRHAAPAPPRWWRRWFRPALAADDGMSTAEYAIGTIAAAALAAVLYSVVTGDSVVGALTGLVQQALTPGF; encoded by the coding sequence ATGTTGTTCCGCTCGAAGTCCACCGGCCGTCACGCAGCCCCGGCCCCGCCCCGGTGGTGGCGCCGCTGGTTCCGCCCGGCGCTGGCTGCCGACGACGGGATGAGCACCGCCGAGTACGCGATCGGCACGATCGCCGCCGCTGCCCTCGCCGCCGTGCTCTACTCCGTCGTGACGGGAGACTCGGTGGTCGGCGCGCTCACCGGGCTGGTCCAGCAAGCCCTCACCCCGGGGTTCTGA